One Camelus dromedarius isolate mCamDro1 chromosome 6, mCamDro1.pat, whole genome shotgun sequence genomic region harbors:
- the ZNF292 gene encoding zinc finger protein 292 isoform X5: MYCIFITSASTRRYVLCLTEGAGLATCIELCVKALRLESTENTEVKISICKTISCLLPEDLEVKRACQLSEFLIEPTVDAYYAVEMLYNQPDQKYDEENLPIPNSLRCELLLVLKTQWPFDPEFWDWKTLKRQCLALMGEEASIVSSIDELNDSEVYEKVADYQEESKETSVNGLSGGIGTNSGLLRDICDEKQKKREIKQLRERGFISARFRNWQAYMQYCVLCDKEFLGHRIVRHAQKHYKDGVYSCPICAKNFNSKETFVPHVTLHVKQSSKERLAAMKPLRRLGRPPKITTTIENQKTNAVAKQEQRPIKKNSLYSTDFIVFNDNDGSDDENEDKDKSYEPEVIPVQKPVPVNEFNCPVTFCKKGFKYFKNLIAHVKGHKDNEDAKRFLEMQSKKVICQYCRRHFVSVTHLNDHLQMHCGSKPYICIQMKCKAGFNSYAELLTHRKEHQVFRARCMFPKCGRIFSEAYLLYDHEAQHYNTYTCKITGCGKVYRSQSELEKHLDDHSIPEKVLPPEDQLNSSGDPIQPPRVSQSIEGNTEEERSMLPLGNNVDNTLPEDRSDAWDKSKAESPVTKQEQTSASELRQADGLLPNGLENPAATSLLQASEVAVSIKVSLNQGIEGNFGKQENSAVEGTGDSLVTNLHTPVGDTCNDLCHTGFQEGKEQDCFNEAQITQNPLVDSETLKIDDLTPQNLERQVNNLMTFSVQNQAGFQNSLPTSKFDCGASVKPSPNLYNLPLKTLESITFIPPQPNLSNSLGTPSVPPKAPVQKFSCQVEGCTRTYNSSQSIGKHMKTAHPDQYAAFKMQRKSKKGQKSNNLNTPNNGKFVYFLPSQMSNSNNAFFTPQTKANGTPTCSTQLQHVSPSIFPAHLTSVSAPLLPSVESVISPNIPTQDKNEQSGGMLCPQMENLSNTALPAQMEDLTKTVLPLNIDSGSDPFLPLPAESSSMSLFPSPADSGTNSAFSQLENSTNHFSSQIEGNTNSSFLKGGNGENAVFPSQVSVANDFSSTSAQQSAPEKVKKDRGRGPNGKERKPKHNKRAKWPAIIRDGKFICSRCYRAFTNPRSLGGHLSKRSYCKPLDGAEIAQELLQNNGQPSLLASMILSTNAVNLQQPQQPATFSPEACFKDPSFLQLLAAESRSATFLPNTFPRTGVTNFSTSVSQEGSEIIKQALETAGIPSTFEGAEMLSLPAGCVSDAAQVTATVMPSPPVPALLQTVCHPAPLLTDQNRTPDPKAPSIEECSSLPVFPTNDLLLKTVENGLCSGSFPNSSGPSQNFTGNSSRVSVISGPQNTRSTHLNKKGNSASKRRKKVAPPLIAPNASQNLVTSDLSTMGLIAKSIEIPTTNLHSNVIPNCEPQGLVENLTQKLNNVDNQLFMTDVKGNFKTNLESHTVLAPLPLKTENGDSQMMALNSCTTSINSDLQISEDNVIQNFEKTLEIIKSAMNSQILEVKSGSQGVGETSQNAQINYNIQLPSLNTVQNNKLPDASQFSSFIGVMPTKSNIPQSQVLHKEDQIQEILEGLQKLKLENDLSTPISQCVLINPSVTLTPTPVKSVPNVTVVQPVSEMISNIQFSDRVNKPFVCQNQGCNYSAMTKDALFKHYGKIHQYTPEMILEIKKTQLKFAPFKCVVPTCTKTFTRNSNLRAHCQLVHHFTTEEMVKLKIKRPYGRKSQTENSSASRIPQVKRQLTVTEENKREFQPALELGVMKENALSNIAVIPEKQLTEKKSPEKTEGSSQLVAVTSEQCNTNSLINIQTKGRKVRRHKKEKEEKKRKKPVSQCPEFPTRYSPYRPYRCVHQGCFAAFTIQQNLILHYQAVHKSDLPAFSAEVEEESEAGKESEEIETKPTVKEFRCQVSDCSRIFQAITGLIQHYMKLHEMSPEEIESMTASVDVGKFPCDQSECKSSFTTYLNYVVHLEADHGIGVKGNKTEEDGIYKCDCEGCDRVYATRSNLLRHIFNKHNDKHKAHLIRPRRLTPGQENISSKANQEKTKSKHRGTKYRSGKEGIKMPKTKRKKKNNLENKTAKIVQIEENKPYSLKRGKHVYSIKARNDALSECTSRFVTQYPCMIKGCTSVVTSESNIIRHYKCHKLSKAFTSQHRNLLIVFKRCCNSQLKETSEQEVEKSDVKDSDTGLSESNDNSRTTTVPQKEIEKNEKDEMDELTELFITKLINEDNTSVETQAQTSSNVSNDFQESNPCLSEKQKAGNLKRVNKEKNTSQNKKRKVEKVEPASAVELSSVHKEEETAVAIQTTEDHPASFDWSSFKPMGFEVSFLKFLEESAVKQKKNTDKDHPNSGNKKGSHSNSRKNIDKTAVTGGNHICSCKESETFVQFANPSQLQCSDNVKIVLDKTLKDCTELVLKQLQEMKPTVSLKKLEVHSNDPDVSVLKEISMGKATGRGQY, translated from the coding sequence GGAAATGTTGTATAACCAGCCAGACCAGAAATATGATGAAGAGAATCTTCCGATACCAAATTCTCTACGCTGTGAGCTCTTACTTGTATTGAAAACTCAGTGGCCCTTTGATCCAGAATTCTGGGATTGGAAAACCTTAAAACGACAGTGTCTTGCACTGATGGGGGAAGAAGCATCCATTGTGTCTTCAATAGATGAACTAAATGACAGCGAAGTTTATGAGAAAGTAGCAGACTACCAGGAAGAGAGTAAAGAAACTTCTGTGAATGGCCTTTCTGGTGGAATTGGTACTAATTCTGGCCTTCTTAGGGACATTTGTGATGAAaagcagaagaagagagagataaAACAATTAAGAGAGAGGGGATTTATATCTGCCAGGTTTCGAAATTGGCAAGCCTACATGCAGTATTGTGTGCTATGTGACAAAGAATTCCTTGGTCATCGAATAGTTCGGCATGCTCAAAAACATTACAAAGATGGGGTTTACAGTTGCCCCATTTGTGCAAAGAACTTCAATTCTAAAGAAACTTTTGTCCCTCATGTCACATTGCACGTTAAACAATCTAGTAAAGAGAGACTAGCAGCTATGAAGCCATTAAGAAGGTTGGGAAGGCCTCCTAAGATCACAACTACCATCGAGAATCAGAAGACTAATGCTGTGGCCAAGCAGGAGCAGCGGCCTATCAAAAAGAATAGTCTCTATTCAACAGACTTCATAGTGTTTAATGACAATGATGGTTCAGATGATGAAAATGAGGACAAAGATAAATCTTATGAGCCAGAGGTGATCCCAGTCCAGAAACCAGTACCTGTTAATGAATTCAATTGCCCTGTAACTTTTTGTAAAAAGGGctttaagtactttaaaaatttaattgctCATGTAAAAGGACATAAGGATAATGAAGATGCCAAGCGCTTTCTTGAAATGCAAAGCAAGAAAGTTATCTGCCAGTACTGTAGACGGCATTTTGTAAGTGTTACTCATCTCAATGATCACTTACAAATGCACTGTGGCAGTAAGCCATATATCTGTATACAAATGAAATGTAAGGCCGGTTTTAATAGTTATGCGGAGCTCTTAACCCACCGAAAGGAACATCAAGTCTTTAGAGCAAGGTGCATGTTTCCTAAATGTGGCAGAATTTTTTCAGAAGCTTATTTACTGTATGATCATGAAGCACAGCATTATAATACCTATACTTGTAAGATCACAGGTTGTGGTAAGGTTTATCGTTCTCAGAGTGAGCTTGAAAAGCATCTGGATGACCACAGTATTCCTGAAAAAGTGCTGCCTCCTGAAGACCAACTTAATTCATCTGGAGATCCTATTCAGCCTCCCAGAGTGAGTCAGAGCATTGAAGGGAACACTGAGGAAGAAAGATCTATGCTTCCTTTAGGAAATAATGTTGACAACACTTTACCAGAAGATAGAAGTGATGCTTGGGATAAGAGCAAGGCAGAGTCTCCTGTGACCAAACAAGAACAGACTTCTGCCTCGGAGCTCAGGCAGGCTGACGGACTGTTGCCAAATGGTTTGGAAAACCCTGCTGCTACTTCTCTGCTTCAGGCCAGCGAAGTAGCCGTGTCCATCAAGGTGTCCCTCAATCAGGGGATTGAGGGTAACTTTGGAAAGCAAGAAAACTCAGCTGTGGAAGGCACTGGTGACTCACTGGTCACAAACTTACATACACCAGTTGGAGATACGTGTAATGATTTGTGTCATACAGGtttccaagaaggaaaagaacaggatTGTTTTAACGAAGCCCAGATTACTCAGAATCCTTTGGTAGATTCAGAAACCCTCAAAATAGATGACCTTACTCCACAAAACTTGGAAAGACAAGTGAACAACCTGATGACCTTTTCTGTGCAAAACCAGGCAGGATTTCAAAACAGTTTACCAACTTCCAAGTTTGACTGTGGAGCTAGTGTTAAACCATCACCCAATCTGTATAATTTACCTCTGAAGACATTAGAAAGTATCACATTTATTCCACCACAGCCCAACCTAAGTAATTCTTTAGGAACTCCATCAGTGCCTCCAAAAGCGCCAGTTCAGAAATTCAGCTGCCAGGTTGAGGGATGTACTCGAACCTATAATTCTTCACAGAGCATTGGGAAACACATGAAGACTGCACACCCTGACCAGTATGCAGCATTTAAAATGCAGCGCAAAAGCAAAAAGGGGCAGAAATCTAACAACTTAAATACACCAAATAATggaaagtttgtttattttttgccatCACAGATGAGCAACTCTAATAATGCATTTTTCACACCACAGACCAAAGCCAATGGGACTCCTACGTGTTCTACCCAGTTGCAGCATGTCTCACCTTCCATTTTTCCAGCTCATTTAACAAGTGTGTCAGCTCCACTATTGCCCTCTGTGGAAAGTGTCATAAGTCCAAATATACCTACTCAGGATAAGAATGAGCAAAGTGGTGGTATGTTATGTCCCCAGATGGAAAATCTGTCTAATACTGCCTTGCCAGCACAAATGGAAGATCTCACCAAAACAGTTTTGCCTTTGAATATTGACAGCGGCTCAGATCCTTTCCTTCCTTTACCTGCAGAAAGTAGCTCAATGTCTCTCTTCCCTTCACCAGCAGATAGTGGGACTAATTCTGCTTTTTCCCAACTGGAAAATAGTACAAATCATTTTTCCTCACAGATTGAAGGAAACACTAATTCCTCCTTTCTAAAGGGAGGTAATGGTGAAAATGCAGTTTTTCCCTCACAAGTCAGTGTTGCAAATGACTTCAGTAGCACTAGTGCCCAACAGTCTGCaccagaaaaagttaaaaaagaccGTGGGCGAGGCCCaaatgggaaggaaagaaaacccaAGCACAACAAAAGGGCTAAGTGGCCAGCAATTATCAGAGATGGGAAATTTATCTGTAGCAGGTGTTACAGGGCTTTTACCAATCCCAGATCTCTGGGCGGACACTTGTCTAAGCGATCTTACTGTAAACCACTGGATGGAGCAGAAATTGCTCAAGAACTTCTGCAGAATAATGGACAGCCTTCTCTCCTTGCTAGCATGATTCTCTCCACAAATGCAGTAAACCTGCAGCAGCCGCAGCAGCCTGCTACCTTCAGTCCAGAGGCATGCTTCAAAGATCCATCATTCCTGCAACTTCTTGCTGCTGAAAGTCGCTCAGCAACATTTTTACCAAATACATTTCCTCGGACTGGTGTGACTAACTTTAGTACAAGTGTTAGTCAGGAAGGAAGTGAAATTATTAAGCAGGCTTTGGAAACTGCTGGCATTCCCAGTACGTTTGAGGGTGCCGAAATGCTCTCTCTCCCAGCAGGTTGTGTCTCAGATGCAGCACAAGTGACTGCAACAGTGATGCCAAGTCCACCTGTGCCAGCCCTGCTACAGACCGTGTGCCACCCAGCACCCCTGCTGACAGACCAGAATAGGACCCCAGACCCCAAAGCCCCCTCCATTGAAGAATGCAGCAGTTTGCCTGTTTTTCCAACAAATGACTTACTACTGAAGACTGTTGAAAATGGTTTGTGCTCTGGTTCGTTCCCTAATTCTAGTGGGCCATCACAAAATTTTACCGGTAACAGCTCACGTGTTTCAGTTATAAGTGGTCCTCAGAACACACGGTctactcatttaaataaaaagggaaacagtgcttctaagagaagaaagaaagttgCTCCTCCACTAATTGCACCTAATGCTTCCCAAAACTTGGTCACAAGTGACTTATCGACAATGGGACTTATAGCAAAGAGTATTGAGATACCAACTACTAACCTTCATTCAAATGTAATTCCCAATTGTGAACCTCAGGGTTTGGTGGAAAATCtaacacagaaattaaataatgttGACAATCAGTTGTTTATGACTGATGTGAAAGGAAACTTTAAGACCAATCTTGAGTCCCATACAGTGTTAGCTCCCTTaccattaaaaactgaaaatggtgATTCCCAAATGATGGCTTTGAATTCATGCACAACTTCAATAAATTCTGATTTACAGATTTCTGAAGACAATGTTATACAAAACTTTGAAAAAACTCTTGAAATTATTAAAAGTGCTATGAATTCTCAAATACTTGAGGTAAAAAGTGGATCTCAGGGTGTTGGTGAAACATCGCAGAATGCTCAGATAAATTATAACATTCAGCTTCCTTCACTAAACACTGTTCAAAATAACAAATTACCTGATGCTTCTCAGTTTTCCTCCTTCATAGGTGTCATGCCGACAAAAAGTAACATTCCTCAGTCTCAAGTACTACATAAGGAAGATCAAATACAGGAGATTTTAGAAGGCTTACAGAAACTGAAATTAGAAAATGACCTATCCACTCCAATATCCCAGTGTGTACTGATAAACCCGTCAGTGACCCTGACTCCCACTCCTGTTAAATCGGTTCCAAATGTCACAGTTGTTCAGCCAGTTTCTGAAATGATAAGCAACATTCAGTTTAGTGACAGAGTTAATAAACCCTTTGTGTGTCAAAACCAAGGCTGTAATTACAGTGCTATGACAAAGGATGCACTATTCAAGCACTATGGTAAGATTCATCAGTACACTCCAGAGATGATTCTTGAAATTAAGAAGACTCAGTTGAAATTTGCTCCGTTTAAATGTGTGGTACCTACATGTACAAAAACATTTACAAGAAATTCTAATCTGCGGGCACACTGTCAGTTGGTACACCATTTTACAACAGAAGAAATggtaaaactaaaaataaaaaggccTTATGGAAGAAAATCTCAGACTGAAAATTCGTCAGCCTCACGAATTCCTCAAGTAAAAAGACAGCTAACTgtcacagaggaaaataaaagggaATTCCAGCCTGCTTTAGAATTGGGAGTGATGAAGGAAAACGCCCTCAGTAATATAGCAGTGATCCCAGAAAAacaacttacagaaaaaaaaagtcctgagaaAACAGAAGGCTCTTCACAGCTGGTTGCAGTTACTTCAGAACAGTGTAATACAAATTCTCTCATAAACATTCAAACCAAAGGACGGAAAGTTAggagacataaaaaagaaaaggaggagaaaaaacgCAAGAAGCCAGTTTCTCAGTGTCCCGAGTTTCCAACAAGATACAGCCCCTACAGACCGTATCGATGTGTCCACCAGGGTTGCTTTGCCGCCTTTACCATACAGCAAAACTTAATTCTGCATTACCAGGCCGTGCACAAGTCAGATCTGCCTGCGTTTTCTGCAGAGGTTGAAGAGGAAAGCGAAGCTGgtaaagaaagtgaagaaattgAAACTAAGCCAACTGTGAAGGAATTTCGATGTCAGGTGAGTGACTGTTCTCGAATTTTCCAAGCAATTACTGGCCTCATACAGCACTACATGAAACTTCATGAAATGTCTCCTGAGGAAATTGAAAGTATGACCGCTTCTGTGGATGTTGGGAAATTTCCATGTGATCAGTCAGAGTGTAAATCTTCGTTTACCACGTATTTGAATTATGTTGTCCATCTTGAGGCAGACCATGGAATTGGGGTGAAgggaaataaaactgaagaagaTGGCATATACAAGTGTGACTGTGAAGGCTGTGACCGAGTATATGCGACTCGGTCTAATCTCCTCCGACACATTTTTAATAAGCATAATGACAAACATAAAGCTCATTTGATTCGGCCAAGAAGATTAACGCCTGGTCAGGAAAATATATCAAGCAAGGCAAACCAAGAAAAGACGAAGTCTAAACATCGGGGGACAAAATACAGATCTGGAAAGGAAGGGATCAAAATGCCTAAGACTAAacgaaagaagaaaaataatttggaaaacaaGACTGCAAAGATTGTACAGATTGAAGAAAATAAGCCTTATTCTCTGAAACGGGGAAAGCACGTATACTCTATAAAGGCTCGGAACGATGCCTTATCTGAGTGTACAAGCAGGTTTGTAACCCAGTATCCTTGTATGATAAAGGGGTGTACATCAGTTGTTACAAGTGAAAGCAATATAATTAGACATTATAAATGCCATAAATTATCTAAGGCATTTACATCACAACACCGCAATCTTCTCATTGTCTTCAAACGGTGTTGCAACTCACAACTAAAGGAAACCTCTGAGCAAGAAGTTGAAAAGAGTGATGTGAAAGATTCTGACACGGGTTTATCAGAGAGCAATGATAACTCAAGGACAACTACAGTTCCTCagaaggaaattgaaaaaaatgaaaaagatgaaatggATGAGCTAACAGAATTATTTATTAccaaattaataaatgaagacAACACAAGTGTGGAGACCCAAGCTCAGACCTCTTCAAATGTAAGTAATGATTTCCAGGAAAGTAACCCCTGCctgtcagaaaaacaaaaagcaggtaATTTGAAGAgagttaataaagaaaaaaatacctcccaaaataaaaaaaggaaagttgaaaAAGTTGAACCAGCATCGGCAGTTGAGCTAAGTAGTGTGcataaagaggaagaaactgcGGTTGCAATTCAAACCACTGAGGATCATCCTGCATCTTTTGACTGGAGCTCATTTAAACCAATGGGATTCGAAGTATCGTTTCTGAAGTTTCTTGAGGAGTCTGCagtgaagcagaagaaaaatacTGACAAAGACCATCCAAATAGTGGGAATAAAAAAGGGTCCCattcaaattcaagaaaaaatattgaCAAGACTGCTGTGACTGGTGGAAATCACATATGTTCTTGTAAAGAAAGTGAAACCTTTGTACAGTTTGCCAATCCATCACAGCTTCAGTGCAGTGATAATGTAAAAATTGTTTTAGACAAGACTCTAAAAGATTGCACTGAGCTTGTCTTAAAGCAACTTCAGGAAATGAAACCTACCGTCAGTCTGAAAAAACTTGAAGTACATTCAAATGACCCAGATGTGTCTGTTCTGAAAGAAATCAGTATGGGTAAAGCCACGGGGAGAGGGCAGTACTGA